A single Cyclopterus lumpus isolate fCycLum1 chromosome 3, fCycLum1.pri, whole genome shotgun sequence DNA region contains:
- the LOC117728627 gene encoding kinesin-like protein KIF23 isoform X1 gives MQRAAKAKTPRRPGQKKPSNIEKDPVGVYCRIRPLGAEDEECCVEMISSATIQLHAPDGLKANRNGEFKETQYSFKKVFGINTNQIELFEDVAKPLIEDLIHCKNGLLFTYGVTGSGKTFTMTGSPGEGGLLPRSLDILFNTIGPFQAKRFVFKPDEKNGMEIQGQVDALLERQKRDSQQSVPKTPSSRQKADPEFADMISSEEARKFENVDEDCCYSVFVSYIEIYNNYIYDLLEDAQFDPIRPKWLGGGTPVRNNEFIAPQSKILREDQNHNMYVAGCTEVEVKSTEEAFEVFWKGQKKRRIANTELNRESSRSHSVFTVKLAQAPLDADGDHILQDKNQVNVSQLCLVDLAGSERTSRTRAEGSRLREAGNINQSLMTLRTCMEVLRENQICGTNKMVPYRDSKVTHLFKNYFDGEGKVRMIVCVNPKADDYDETMLVLRFAEVTQEVEVARPIDRPICGLAAGRRHRNRAFKDELSSRLDERGDPNNAVDDPALLKQLMESLPSLPNFELVDPADDQSLPRLIEILERRHRVRQMMAQQYDQTANTLKSMFQQFDGQINAKETFLHAQRCKLSEKEKVILSQKTELERLEKKSKTLEYKVDILQKTTDMYEQDKRSLRQELETRDQRLQRELTDRKRMEQRMQGMVTDTKFKWEKECERRVNAKQLEMQNKLWVKDEKLKQLKAIVTESSGVGVFPTERPEKPERPSRERDHNVGQMRSASPSPLHDFIQTPSHQNPANVRAVQDAYPDTSSSSSSSSAYPSVSSCISDWEHRFPVDSSSRARHSGTPQYRSRTPAPCLGTSSVGRRRGQRWAAETEAPATTLVYGLDLESGTRTGLPVHPMHRRSHSAGGEKWVDHKPSSNLDLDTVMQPILPNAIKVSTPNEKALSKCQKYVLRHQELASDGEIETKLIKGNVFKTRGGGQAVQFTDIETLKHECPTASSRKRGSGSGDGAAHMEDIENRAPMASTSSGFGYQKRRKP, from the exons atgcaGAGAGCAGC AAAAGCAAAGACTCCTCGGAGGCCGGGCCAGAAAAAGCCATCCAACATAGAGAAAGATCCGGTTGGA GTATACTGTCGTATACGCCCACTTGGAGCAGAAGATGAGGAATGTTGTGTTGAGATGATCAGCAGCGCCACTATTCAGCTTCATGCTCCTGATGGACTTAAAGCCAACCGCAATGGGGAGTTCAAAGAG ACACAGTACTcgtttaaaaaagtatttggtATCAATACCAATCAAATAGAGCTGTTTGAGGATGTTGCTAAGCCTCTGATAGAGGACCTTATTCATTGTAAAAATG GTCTGCTGTTTACGTATGGTGTTACTGGAAGTGGGAAGACCTTCACCATGACCGGCTCACCTGGTGAAGGTGGACTCCTCCCCCGCTCTCTAGACATACTCTTCAACACCATCGGCCCCTTTCAGGCCAAACGATTT GTGTTTAAACCAGATGAAAAAAATGGGATGGAGATCCAGGGTCAAGTTGATGCTCTCCTGGAGAGACAGAAGCGAGACAGTCAGCAGTCTGTGCCCAAAACGCCATCCTCCAG GCAGAAGGCTGACCCAGAGTTCGCGGATATGATCAGCTCAGAGGAGGCGCGCAAATTTGAGAATGTGGATGAAGACTGTTGTTACAGTGTTTTTGTGTCCTACATCGAGATCTACAACAACTATATCTATGATCTCCTCGAAGATGCTCAGTTTGACCCCATCAGACCAAA GTGGCTCGGTGGAGGCACGCCTGTACGGAACAATGAGTTCAT AGCACCTCAATCCAAGATTCTGCGTGAAGATCAGAATCACAACATGTACGTGGCGGGCTGCACGGAAGTTGAGGTCAAATCCACAGAAGAGGCCTTTGAAGTCTTTTGGAAGG gacaaaagaaaaggaggataGCCAACACTGAACTTAACCGTGAATCCAGTCGCTCACACAGCGTGTTCACAGTGAAGTTGGCTCAGGCACCACTCGATGCTGACGGGGACCACATTCTACAG GACAAAAACCAGGTGAACGTGAGCCAGCTGTGTCTGGTGGACCTGGCTGGCAGCGAGCGCACCAGCAGAACCAGAGCCGAGGGAAGTCGTCTACGTGAAGCGG GTAATATTAACCAGTCCTTGATGACGCTGCGCACGTGTATGGAAGTCCTGCGTGAAAACCAGATATGTGGAACTAATAAG ATGGTGCCCTACCGGGACTCCAAAGTTACACATCTGTTTAAAAACTACTTTGACGGAGAAGGAAAAGTCAGGATGATTGTGTGTGTCAACCCAAAGGCGGACGACTATGACGAAACTATG CTGGTATTGCGTTTCGCGGAGGTGAcccaggaggtggaggtggcgcGGCCGATTGACCGGCCAATCTGTGGCCTTGCAGCAGGACGCAGACACAGAAACCGCGCCTTCAAAGATGAGCTGTCGAGTCGCCTGGATGAGCGAGGAGATCCAAACAATGCCG TAGATGACCCCGCTCTCCTGAAGCAGCTCATGGAAAGCCTTCCATCCCTGCCGAACTTCGAGCTGGTGGACCCAGCTGATGATCAGTCGTTGCCTCGCCTGATTGAGATCCTGGAAAGGAGGCACCGTGTCCGTCAGATGATGGCACAGCAGTACGACCAAACCG cAAATACGCTGAAGTCCATGTTTCAGCAGTTCGACGGTCAGATCAATGCAAAGGAGACGTTCCTTCATGCTCAACGATGCAAACTGAGCGAGAAAGAAAAAGTCATCCTGAGCCAGAAGACGGAGCTCGAACGATTGGAGAAAAAATCCAAGACTCTGGAATACAAG GTCGACATCCTGCAGAAGACAACCGACATGTATGAGCAGGACAAGCGTTCACTTCGGCAGGAGCTGGAGACGCGGGACCAGCGGCTCCAGAGAGAGCTGACGGACAGGAAGCGCATGGAGCAGCGCATGCAGGGCATGGTGACGGACACCAAATTCAAGTGGGAGAAGGAGTGT GAGAGGCGAGTGAACGCCAAGCAGCTGGAGATGCAGAACAAGTTGTGGGTGAAGGACGAAAAGTTGAAGCAGCTCAAGGCCATCGTGACGGAGAGCAGCGGCGTCGGTGTGTTTCCTACCGAGCGTCCAGAGAAACCAGAGAGGCCGTCGCGGGAGAGGGATCACAACGTGGGCCAGATGAGGTCCGCCTCGCCATCGCCGCTTCAT GACTTCATCCAAACTCCCTCCCACCAAAATCCAGCCAATGTTAGGGCAGTTCAGGACGCTTACCCcgacacctcctcctcctcctcctcatcgtcagcCTATCCCTCAGTATCCTCCTGCATCTCCGATTGGGAGCACAGATTCCCTGTAGACTCGAGCAGCCGAGCTAGGCACTCCGGGACTCCCCAGTACAGGAGCCGGACTCCCGCCCCATGCCTCGGCACCAGCAGCGTGGGTCGCAGGAGAGGCCAGCGCTGGGCCGCCGAGACCGAGGCCCCCGCTACGACTCTCGTCTATGGGCTAGACCTAGAGTCAGGCACaagg ACGGGCCTCCCGGTTCATCCGATGCACAGGCGCTCACACTCTGCGGGTGGGGAGAAATGGGTAGACCACAAACCATCTTCTAATTTGGACCTAGACACTGTCATGCAGCCAATCTTACCCAATGCAATCAAGGTGTCGACCCCGAATGAGAAAGCTCTGTCCAAATGCCAAAAGTATGTGCTTAGACATCAAGAGCTTGCCTCAGACGGGGAGATCGAGACTAAATTGATCAAG GGCAATGTTTTTAAGACGAGAGGCGGCGGGCAGGCCGTGCAGTTCACAGACATTGAGACACTTAAACACGAGTGCCCAACAGCATCAAG tcgCAAGAGAGGCTCAGGGTCTGGAGACGGAGCAGCTCACATGGAGGACATAGAAAACAGG GCTCCAATGGCCAGCACGAGTTCAGGCTTTGGGTATCAAAA ACGCAGGAAGCCTTAA
- the LOC117728627 gene encoding kinesin-like protein KIF23 isoform X3 encodes MQRAAKAKTPRRPGQKKPSNIEKDPVGVYCRIRPLGAEDEECCVEMISSATIQLHAPDGLKANRNGEFKETQYSFKKVFGINTNQIELFEDVAKPLIEDLIHCKNGLLFTYGVTGSGKTFTMTGSPGEGGLLPRSLDILFNTIGPFQAKRFVFKPDEKNGMEIQGQVDALLERQKRDSQQSVPKTPSSRQKADPEFADMISSEEARKFENVDEDCCYSVFVSYIEIYNNYIYDLLEDAQFDPIRPKAPQSKILREDQNHNMYVAGCTEVEVKSTEEAFEVFWKGQKKRRIANTELNRESSRSHSVFTVKLAQAPLDADGDHILQDKNQVNVSQLCLVDLAGSERTSRTRAEGSRLREAGNINQSLMTLRTCMEVLRENQICGTNKMVPYRDSKVTHLFKNYFDGEGKVRMIVCVNPKADDYDETMLVLRFAEVTQEVEVARPIDRPICGLAAGRRHRNRAFKDELSSRLDERGDPNNAVDDPALLKQLMESLPSLPNFELVDPADDQSLPRLIEILERRHRVRQMMAQQYDQTANTLKSMFQQFDGQINAKETFLHAQRCKLSEKEKVILSQKTELERLEKKSKTLEYKVDILQKTTDMYEQDKRSLRQELETRDQRLQRELTDRKRMEQRMQGMVTDTKFKWEKECERRVNAKQLEMQNKLWVKDEKLKQLKAIVTESSGVGVFPTERPEKPERPSRERDHNVGQMRSASPSPLHDFIQTPSHQNPANVRAVQDAYPDTSSSSSSSSAYPSVSSCISDWEHRFPVDSSSRARHSGTPQYRSRTPAPCLGTSSVGRRRGQRWAAETEAPATTLVYGLDLESGTRTGLPVHPMHRRSHSAGGEKWVDHKPSSNLDLDTVMQPILPNAIKVSTPNEKALSKCQKYVLRHQELASDGEIETKLIKGNVFKTRGGGQAVQFTDIETLKHECPTASSRKRGSGSGDGAAHMEDIENRAPMASTSSGFGYQKRRKP; translated from the exons atgcaGAGAGCAGC AAAAGCAAAGACTCCTCGGAGGCCGGGCCAGAAAAAGCCATCCAACATAGAGAAAGATCCGGTTGGA GTATACTGTCGTATACGCCCACTTGGAGCAGAAGATGAGGAATGTTGTGTTGAGATGATCAGCAGCGCCACTATTCAGCTTCATGCTCCTGATGGACTTAAAGCCAACCGCAATGGGGAGTTCAAAGAG ACACAGTACTcgtttaaaaaagtatttggtATCAATACCAATCAAATAGAGCTGTTTGAGGATGTTGCTAAGCCTCTGATAGAGGACCTTATTCATTGTAAAAATG GTCTGCTGTTTACGTATGGTGTTACTGGAAGTGGGAAGACCTTCACCATGACCGGCTCACCTGGTGAAGGTGGACTCCTCCCCCGCTCTCTAGACATACTCTTCAACACCATCGGCCCCTTTCAGGCCAAACGATTT GTGTTTAAACCAGATGAAAAAAATGGGATGGAGATCCAGGGTCAAGTTGATGCTCTCCTGGAGAGACAGAAGCGAGACAGTCAGCAGTCTGTGCCCAAAACGCCATCCTCCAG GCAGAAGGCTGACCCAGAGTTCGCGGATATGATCAGCTCAGAGGAGGCGCGCAAATTTGAGAATGTGGATGAAGACTGTTGTTACAGTGTTTTTGTGTCCTACATCGAGATCTACAACAACTATATCTATGATCTCCTCGAAGATGCTCAGTTTGACCCCATCAGACCAAA AGCACCTCAATCCAAGATTCTGCGTGAAGATCAGAATCACAACATGTACGTGGCGGGCTGCACGGAAGTTGAGGTCAAATCCACAGAAGAGGCCTTTGAAGTCTTTTGGAAGG gacaaaagaaaaggaggataGCCAACACTGAACTTAACCGTGAATCCAGTCGCTCACACAGCGTGTTCACAGTGAAGTTGGCTCAGGCACCACTCGATGCTGACGGGGACCACATTCTACAG GACAAAAACCAGGTGAACGTGAGCCAGCTGTGTCTGGTGGACCTGGCTGGCAGCGAGCGCACCAGCAGAACCAGAGCCGAGGGAAGTCGTCTACGTGAAGCGG GTAATATTAACCAGTCCTTGATGACGCTGCGCACGTGTATGGAAGTCCTGCGTGAAAACCAGATATGTGGAACTAATAAG ATGGTGCCCTACCGGGACTCCAAAGTTACACATCTGTTTAAAAACTACTTTGACGGAGAAGGAAAAGTCAGGATGATTGTGTGTGTCAACCCAAAGGCGGACGACTATGACGAAACTATG CTGGTATTGCGTTTCGCGGAGGTGAcccaggaggtggaggtggcgcGGCCGATTGACCGGCCAATCTGTGGCCTTGCAGCAGGACGCAGACACAGAAACCGCGCCTTCAAAGATGAGCTGTCGAGTCGCCTGGATGAGCGAGGAGATCCAAACAATGCCG TAGATGACCCCGCTCTCCTGAAGCAGCTCATGGAAAGCCTTCCATCCCTGCCGAACTTCGAGCTGGTGGACCCAGCTGATGATCAGTCGTTGCCTCGCCTGATTGAGATCCTGGAAAGGAGGCACCGTGTCCGTCAGATGATGGCACAGCAGTACGACCAAACCG cAAATACGCTGAAGTCCATGTTTCAGCAGTTCGACGGTCAGATCAATGCAAAGGAGACGTTCCTTCATGCTCAACGATGCAAACTGAGCGAGAAAGAAAAAGTCATCCTGAGCCAGAAGACGGAGCTCGAACGATTGGAGAAAAAATCCAAGACTCTGGAATACAAG GTCGACATCCTGCAGAAGACAACCGACATGTATGAGCAGGACAAGCGTTCACTTCGGCAGGAGCTGGAGACGCGGGACCAGCGGCTCCAGAGAGAGCTGACGGACAGGAAGCGCATGGAGCAGCGCATGCAGGGCATGGTGACGGACACCAAATTCAAGTGGGAGAAGGAGTGT GAGAGGCGAGTGAACGCCAAGCAGCTGGAGATGCAGAACAAGTTGTGGGTGAAGGACGAAAAGTTGAAGCAGCTCAAGGCCATCGTGACGGAGAGCAGCGGCGTCGGTGTGTTTCCTACCGAGCGTCCAGAGAAACCAGAGAGGCCGTCGCGGGAGAGGGATCACAACGTGGGCCAGATGAGGTCCGCCTCGCCATCGCCGCTTCAT GACTTCATCCAAACTCCCTCCCACCAAAATCCAGCCAATGTTAGGGCAGTTCAGGACGCTTACCCcgacacctcctcctcctcctcctcatcgtcagcCTATCCCTCAGTATCCTCCTGCATCTCCGATTGGGAGCACAGATTCCCTGTAGACTCGAGCAGCCGAGCTAGGCACTCCGGGACTCCCCAGTACAGGAGCCGGACTCCCGCCCCATGCCTCGGCACCAGCAGCGTGGGTCGCAGGAGAGGCCAGCGCTGGGCCGCCGAGACCGAGGCCCCCGCTACGACTCTCGTCTATGGGCTAGACCTAGAGTCAGGCACaagg ACGGGCCTCCCGGTTCATCCGATGCACAGGCGCTCACACTCTGCGGGTGGGGAGAAATGGGTAGACCACAAACCATCTTCTAATTTGGACCTAGACACTGTCATGCAGCCAATCTTACCCAATGCAATCAAGGTGTCGACCCCGAATGAGAAAGCTCTGTCCAAATGCCAAAAGTATGTGCTTAGACATCAAGAGCTTGCCTCAGACGGGGAGATCGAGACTAAATTGATCAAG GGCAATGTTTTTAAGACGAGAGGCGGCGGGCAGGCCGTGCAGTTCACAGACATTGAGACACTTAAACACGAGTGCCCAACAGCATCAAG tcgCAAGAGAGGCTCAGGGTCTGGAGACGGAGCAGCTCACATGGAGGACATAGAAAACAGG GCTCCAATGGCCAGCACGAGTTCAGGCTTTGGGTATCAAAA ACGCAGGAAGCCTTAA
- the LOC117728627 gene encoding kinesin-like protein KIF23 isoform X9 yields MTGSPGEGGLLPRSLDILFNTIGPFQAKRFVFKPDEKNGMEIQGQVDALLERQKRDSQQSVPKTPSSRQKADPEFADMISSEEARKFENVDEDCCYSVFVSYIEIYNNYIYDLLEDAQFDPIRPKWLGGGTPVRNNEFIAPQSKILREDQNHNMYVAGCTEVEVKSTEEAFEVFWKGQKKRRIANTELNRESSRSHSVFTVKLAQAPLDADGDHILQDKNQVNVSQLCLVDLAGSERTSRTRAEGSRLREAGNINQSLMTLRTCMEVLRENQICGTNKMVPYRDSKVTHLFKNYFDGEGKVRMIVCVNPKADDYDETMLVLRFAEVTQEVEVARPIDRPICGLAAGRRHRNRAFKDELSSRLDERGDPNNAVDDPALLKQLMESLPSLPNFELVDPADDQSLPRLIEILERRHRVRQMMAQQYDQTANTLKSMFQQFDGQINAKETFLHAQRCKLSEKEKVILSQKTELERLEKKSKTLEYKVDILQKTTDMYEQDKRSLRQELETRDQRLQRELTDRKRMEQRMQGMVTDTKFKWEKECERRVNAKQLEMQNKLWVKDEKLKQLKAIVTESSGVGVFPTERPEKPERPSRERDHNVGQMRSASPSPLHDFIQTPSHQNPANVRAVQDAYPDTSSSSSSSSAYPSVSSCISDWEHRFPVDSSSRARHSGTPQYRSRTPAPCLGTSSVGRRRGQRWAAETEAPATTLVYGLDLESGTRTGLPVHPMHRRSHSAGGEKWVDHKPSSNLDLDTVMQPILPNAIKVSTPNEKALSKCQKYVLRHQELASDGEIETKLIKGNVFKTRGGGQAVQFTDIETLKHECPTASSRKRGSGSGDGAAHMEDIENRAPMASTSSGFGYQKRRKP; encoded by the exons ATGACCGGCTCACCTGGTGAAGGTGGACTCCTCCCCCGCTCTCTAGACATACTCTTCAACACCATCGGCCCCTTTCAGGCCAAACGATTT GTGTTTAAACCAGATGAAAAAAATGGGATGGAGATCCAGGGTCAAGTTGATGCTCTCCTGGAGAGACAGAAGCGAGACAGTCAGCAGTCTGTGCCCAAAACGCCATCCTCCAG GCAGAAGGCTGACCCAGAGTTCGCGGATATGATCAGCTCAGAGGAGGCGCGCAAATTTGAGAATGTGGATGAAGACTGTTGTTACAGTGTTTTTGTGTCCTACATCGAGATCTACAACAACTATATCTATGATCTCCTCGAAGATGCTCAGTTTGACCCCATCAGACCAAA GTGGCTCGGTGGAGGCACGCCTGTACGGAACAATGAGTTCAT AGCACCTCAATCCAAGATTCTGCGTGAAGATCAGAATCACAACATGTACGTGGCGGGCTGCACGGAAGTTGAGGTCAAATCCACAGAAGAGGCCTTTGAAGTCTTTTGGAAGG gacaaaagaaaaggaggataGCCAACACTGAACTTAACCGTGAATCCAGTCGCTCACACAGCGTGTTCACAGTGAAGTTGGCTCAGGCACCACTCGATGCTGACGGGGACCACATTCTACAG GACAAAAACCAGGTGAACGTGAGCCAGCTGTGTCTGGTGGACCTGGCTGGCAGCGAGCGCACCAGCAGAACCAGAGCCGAGGGAAGTCGTCTACGTGAAGCGG GTAATATTAACCAGTCCTTGATGACGCTGCGCACGTGTATGGAAGTCCTGCGTGAAAACCAGATATGTGGAACTAATAAG ATGGTGCCCTACCGGGACTCCAAAGTTACACATCTGTTTAAAAACTACTTTGACGGAGAAGGAAAAGTCAGGATGATTGTGTGTGTCAACCCAAAGGCGGACGACTATGACGAAACTATG CTGGTATTGCGTTTCGCGGAGGTGAcccaggaggtggaggtggcgcGGCCGATTGACCGGCCAATCTGTGGCCTTGCAGCAGGACGCAGACACAGAAACCGCGCCTTCAAAGATGAGCTGTCGAGTCGCCTGGATGAGCGAGGAGATCCAAACAATGCCG TAGATGACCCCGCTCTCCTGAAGCAGCTCATGGAAAGCCTTCCATCCCTGCCGAACTTCGAGCTGGTGGACCCAGCTGATGATCAGTCGTTGCCTCGCCTGATTGAGATCCTGGAAAGGAGGCACCGTGTCCGTCAGATGATGGCACAGCAGTACGACCAAACCG cAAATACGCTGAAGTCCATGTTTCAGCAGTTCGACGGTCAGATCAATGCAAAGGAGACGTTCCTTCATGCTCAACGATGCAAACTGAGCGAGAAAGAAAAAGTCATCCTGAGCCAGAAGACGGAGCTCGAACGATTGGAGAAAAAATCCAAGACTCTGGAATACAAG GTCGACATCCTGCAGAAGACAACCGACATGTATGAGCAGGACAAGCGTTCACTTCGGCAGGAGCTGGAGACGCGGGACCAGCGGCTCCAGAGAGAGCTGACGGACAGGAAGCGCATGGAGCAGCGCATGCAGGGCATGGTGACGGACACCAAATTCAAGTGGGAGAAGGAGTGT GAGAGGCGAGTGAACGCCAAGCAGCTGGAGATGCAGAACAAGTTGTGGGTGAAGGACGAAAAGTTGAAGCAGCTCAAGGCCATCGTGACGGAGAGCAGCGGCGTCGGTGTGTTTCCTACCGAGCGTCCAGAGAAACCAGAGAGGCCGTCGCGGGAGAGGGATCACAACGTGGGCCAGATGAGGTCCGCCTCGCCATCGCCGCTTCAT GACTTCATCCAAACTCCCTCCCACCAAAATCCAGCCAATGTTAGGGCAGTTCAGGACGCTTACCCcgacacctcctcctcctcctcctcatcgtcagcCTATCCCTCAGTATCCTCCTGCATCTCCGATTGGGAGCACAGATTCCCTGTAGACTCGAGCAGCCGAGCTAGGCACTCCGGGACTCCCCAGTACAGGAGCCGGACTCCCGCCCCATGCCTCGGCACCAGCAGCGTGGGTCGCAGGAGAGGCCAGCGCTGGGCCGCCGAGACCGAGGCCCCCGCTACGACTCTCGTCTATGGGCTAGACCTAGAGTCAGGCACaagg ACGGGCCTCCCGGTTCATCCGATGCACAGGCGCTCACACTCTGCGGGTGGGGAGAAATGGGTAGACCACAAACCATCTTCTAATTTGGACCTAGACACTGTCATGCAGCCAATCTTACCCAATGCAATCAAGGTGTCGACCCCGAATGAGAAAGCTCTGTCCAAATGCCAAAAGTATGTGCTTAGACATCAAGAGCTTGCCTCAGACGGGGAGATCGAGACTAAATTGATCAAG GGCAATGTTTTTAAGACGAGAGGCGGCGGGCAGGCCGTGCAGTTCACAGACATTGAGACACTTAAACACGAGTGCCCAACAGCATCAAG tcgCAAGAGAGGCTCAGGGTCTGGAGACGGAGCAGCTCACATGGAGGACATAGAAAACAGG GCTCCAATGGCCAGCACGAGTTCAGGCTTTGGGTATCAAAA ACGCAGGAAGCCTTAA
- the LOC117728627 gene encoding kinesin-like protein KIF23 isoform X12, with protein sequence MQRAAKAKTPRRPGQKKPSNIEKDPVGVYCRIRPLGAEDEECCVEMISSATIQLHAPDGLKANRNGEFKETQYSFKKVFGINTNQIELFEDVAKPLIEDLIHCKNGLLFTYGVTGSGKTFTMTGSPGEGGLLPRSLDILFNTIGPFQAKRFVFKPDEKNGMEIQGQVDALLERQKRDSQQSVPKTPSSRQKADPEFADMISSEEARKFENVDEDCCYSVFVSYIEIYNNYIYDLLEDAQFDPIRPKAPQSKILREDQNHNMYVAGCTEVEVKSTEEAFEVFWKGQKKRRIANTELNRESSRSHSVFTVKLAQAPLDADGDHILQDKNQVNVSQLCLVDLAGSERTSRTRAEGSRLREAGNINQSLMTLRTCMEVLRENQICGTNKMVPYRDSKVTHLFKNYFDGEGKVRMIVCVNPKADDYDETMLVLRFAEVTQEVEVARPIDRPICGLAAGRRHRNRAFKDELSSRLDERGDPNNAVDDPALLKQLMESLPSLPNFELVDPADDQSLPRLIEILERRHRVRQMMAQQYDQTANTLKSMFQQFDGQINAKETFLHAQRCKLSEKEKVILSQKTELERLEKKSKTLEYKVDILQKTTDMYEQDKRSLRQELETRDQRLQRELTDRKRMEQRMQGMVTDTKFKWEKECERRVNAKQLEMQNKLWVKDEKLKQLKAIVTESSGVGVFPTERPEKPERPSRERDHNVGQMRSASPSPLHGNVFKTRGGGQAVQFTDIETLKHECPTASSRKRGSGSGDGAAHMEDIENRAPMASTSSGFGYQKRRKP encoded by the exons atgcaGAGAGCAGC AAAAGCAAAGACTCCTCGGAGGCCGGGCCAGAAAAAGCCATCCAACATAGAGAAAGATCCGGTTGGA GTATACTGTCGTATACGCCCACTTGGAGCAGAAGATGAGGAATGTTGTGTTGAGATGATCAGCAGCGCCACTATTCAGCTTCATGCTCCTGATGGACTTAAAGCCAACCGCAATGGGGAGTTCAAAGAG ACACAGTACTcgtttaaaaaagtatttggtATCAATACCAATCAAATAGAGCTGTTTGAGGATGTTGCTAAGCCTCTGATAGAGGACCTTATTCATTGTAAAAATG GTCTGCTGTTTACGTATGGTGTTACTGGAAGTGGGAAGACCTTCACCATGACCGGCTCACCTGGTGAAGGTGGACTCCTCCCCCGCTCTCTAGACATACTCTTCAACACCATCGGCCCCTTTCAGGCCAAACGATTT GTGTTTAAACCAGATGAAAAAAATGGGATGGAGATCCAGGGTCAAGTTGATGCTCTCCTGGAGAGACAGAAGCGAGACAGTCAGCAGTCTGTGCCCAAAACGCCATCCTCCAG GCAGAAGGCTGACCCAGAGTTCGCGGATATGATCAGCTCAGAGGAGGCGCGCAAATTTGAGAATGTGGATGAAGACTGTTGTTACAGTGTTTTTGTGTCCTACATCGAGATCTACAACAACTATATCTATGATCTCCTCGAAGATGCTCAGTTTGACCCCATCAGACCAAA AGCACCTCAATCCAAGATTCTGCGTGAAGATCAGAATCACAACATGTACGTGGCGGGCTGCACGGAAGTTGAGGTCAAATCCACAGAAGAGGCCTTTGAAGTCTTTTGGAAGG gacaaaagaaaaggaggataGCCAACACTGAACTTAACCGTGAATCCAGTCGCTCACACAGCGTGTTCACAGTGAAGTTGGCTCAGGCACCACTCGATGCTGACGGGGACCACATTCTACAG GACAAAAACCAGGTGAACGTGAGCCAGCTGTGTCTGGTGGACCTGGCTGGCAGCGAGCGCACCAGCAGAACCAGAGCCGAGGGAAGTCGTCTACGTGAAGCGG GTAATATTAACCAGTCCTTGATGACGCTGCGCACGTGTATGGAAGTCCTGCGTGAAAACCAGATATGTGGAACTAATAAG ATGGTGCCCTACCGGGACTCCAAAGTTACACATCTGTTTAAAAACTACTTTGACGGAGAAGGAAAAGTCAGGATGATTGTGTGTGTCAACCCAAAGGCGGACGACTATGACGAAACTATG CTGGTATTGCGTTTCGCGGAGGTGAcccaggaggtggaggtggcgcGGCCGATTGACCGGCCAATCTGTGGCCTTGCAGCAGGACGCAGACACAGAAACCGCGCCTTCAAAGATGAGCTGTCGAGTCGCCTGGATGAGCGAGGAGATCCAAACAATGCCG TAGATGACCCCGCTCTCCTGAAGCAGCTCATGGAAAGCCTTCCATCCCTGCCGAACTTCGAGCTGGTGGACCCAGCTGATGATCAGTCGTTGCCTCGCCTGATTGAGATCCTGGAAAGGAGGCACCGTGTCCGTCAGATGATGGCACAGCAGTACGACCAAACCG cAAATACGCTGAAGTCCATGTTTCAGCAGTTCGACGGTCAGATCAATGCAAAGGAGACGTTCCTTCATGCTCAACGATGCAAACTGAGCGAGAAAGAAAAAGTCATCCTGAGCCAGAAGACGGAGCTCGAACGATTGGAGAAAAAATCCAAGACTCTGGAATACAAG GTCGACATCCTGCAGAAGACAACCGACATGTATGAGCAGGACAAGCGTTCACTTCGGCAGGAGCTGGAGACGCGGGACCAGCGGCTCCAGAGAGAGCTGACGGACAGGAAGCGCATGGAGCAGCGCATGCAGGGCATGGTGACGGACACCAAATTCAAGTGGGAGAAGGAGTGT GAGAGGCGAGTGAACGCCAAGCAGCTGGAGATGCAGAACAAGTTGTGGGTGAAGGACGAAAAGTTGAAGCAGCTCAAGGCCATCGTGACGGAGAGCAGCGGCGTCGGTGTGTTTCCTACCGAGCGTCCAGAGAAACCAGAGAGGCCGTCGCGGGAGAGGGATCACAACGTGGGCCAGATGAGGTCCGCCTCGCCATCGCCGCTTCAT GGCAATGTTTTTAAGACGAGAGGCGGCGGGCAGGCCGTGCAGTTCACAGACATTGAGACACTTAAACACGAGTGCCCAACAGCATCAAG tcgCAAGAGAGGCTCAGGGTCTGGAGACGGAGCAGCTCACATGGAGGACATAGAAAACAGG GCTCCAATGGCCAGCACGAGTTCAGGCTTTGGGTATCAAAA ACGCAGGAAGCCTTAA